One segment of Mus caroli chromosome 6, CAROLI_EIJ_v1.1, whole genome shotgun sequence DNA contains the following:
- the Chn2 gene encoding beta-chimaerin isoform X6, which translates to MISSLVRRAALTHNDNHFNYEKTHNFKVHTFRGPHWCEYCANFMWGLIAQGVRCSDCGLNVHKQCSKHVPNDCQPDLKRIKKVYCCDLTTLVKAHNTQRPMVVDICIREIEARGLKSEGLYRVSGFTEHIEDVKMAFDRDGEKADISANIYPDINIITGALKLYFRDLPIPIITYDTYSKFIEAAKISNADERLEAVHEVLMLLPPAHYETLRYLMIHLKKVTMNEKDNLMNAENLGIVFGPTLMRPPEDSTLTTLHDMRYQKLIVQILIENEDVLF; encoded by the exons GTGCACACATTCCGGGGCCCACACTGGTGTGAATACTGTGCCAATTTTATGTGGGGGCTCATCGCCCAGGGAGTCCGGTGTTCAG ATTGTGGGTTAAACGTACACAAACAGTGCTCCAAGCACGTCCCCAATGACTGCCAGCCAGATCTCAAGAGGATCAAGAAAGTGTACTGCTGTGACCTCACCACGCTTGTCAAAGCTCACAACACTCAGAGACCCATGGTGGTGGACATATGTATTCGGGAAATTGAAGCAAGAG GATTAAAGTCAGAAGGGCTTTACAGAGTCTCTGGATTCACAGAACACATTGAAGATGTCAAGATGGCGTTTGACAGAG ATGGTGAAAAGGCGGATATCTCTGCCAACATCTACCCAGACATAAACATCATCACTGGAGCCCTGAAACTGTACTTCCGAGACTTACCCATCCCTATCATCACATATGACACCTACTCCAAATTTATAGAGGCAGCAA AAATCTCCAATGCGGATGAGAGGCTGGAAGCTGTCCATGAGGTCCTGATGCTGCTGCCTCCTGCCCACTATGAGACCCTGCGCTACCTGATGATCCACCTGAAAAA GGTTACCATGAATGAAAAGGACAATTTAATGAATGCCGAAAATCTGGGGATCGTGTTTGGGCCCACCCTGATGAGACCCCCTGAGGATAGCACCCTCACCACCCTCCATGACATGCGGTACCAAAAGCTGATCGTGCAGATTTTAATAGAAAACGAAGATGTTCTGTTTTAA
- the Prr15 gene encoding proline-rich protein 15 — MADSGGSSPWWKSLTRKKSKEVTVGVQPQVRPETGQEPSPPHSDRTSSLPENQHPNVLGDPGESLRSDKLCEEKTGNSRRNLKISRSGRFKEKRKMRATLLPEGDRSPEEADFPDDPQEDKQ, encoded by the coding sequence ATGGCGGACAGTGGCGGCTCCAGCCCCTGGTGGAAATCGCTGACcaggaagaaaagcaaggaagTCACAGTGGGGGTGCAGCCTCAGGTTCGGCCAGAGACTGGCCAGGAACCCTCACCACCTCACTCAGATCGGACTAGCAGCTTGCCAGAAAATCAGCACCCCAATGTCCTTGGGGACCCCGGAGAGTCCCTCAGGTCAGATAAGTTGTGTGAGGAGAAAACAGGCAACAGTCGGCGCAATTTGAAGATCTCACGCTCTGGCAGAttcaaagagaagaggaaaatgcgTGCCACACTGCTCCCTGAAGGAGACAGGTCCCCTGAGGAGGCTGACTTTCCAGATGACCCTCAGGAGGACAAGCAATAG